The following DNA comes from Chitinophagales bacterium.
TGTACGCTTGGATGATAAATGCCCAAACTAAAGACAAGGAAAAAATAACCAAATCAGGTAATATTACGATAATTAGGTAATGAGAAATATACTTATTGCTACTACTATTTTATTAGTGCTGGTTTCCTGCTCTTCAAATGGGCAATATGAAGCCCCTAACGCAGAAAACAGAGAACCAATGACGGGCAAAAAAGTTTTTGCAACTTACTGCGTAGCCTGCCACGGAGCAGATGGCAAAATGGGATTTTCTGGTGCAAAAGATTTATCTGTAACCCAACTTAGCCATGAAGATAGAGTAAAAGTAATAACTTATGGCAAAGGCGTAATGAATCCTTTTAAAGACGTTTTAAGTATAGAAGAAATACAAAAAGTGGCTGTTTATATAGATAGCTTAGCGATAAAATAGTACCGATTGTTAATATTATATTTAGTACAATAATGAATTGACTATTATATATTCCTAATCGGTATAACTAAACATTGTAAAGCTTCAATTTCTAAAAATTAAAAACATATCACTC
Coding sequences within:
- a CDS encoding cytochrome c, with amino-acid sequence MRNILIATTILLVLVSCSSNGQYEAPNAENREPMTGKKVFATYCVACHGADGKMGFSGAKDLSVTQLSHEDRVKVITYGKGVMNPFKDVLSIEEIQKVAVYIDSLAIK